Proteins from a genomic interval of Rhizobium etli CFN 42:
- the queE gene encoding 7-carboxy-7-deazaguanine synthase QueE: protein MSVETIRVSEIFGPTIQGEGALIGLPTVFVRTGGCDYRCSWCDSLYAVDSAFRDQWLPMSVEAIWQEVTKLSGGNPLTVSLSGGNPAIQPLRPLIELGHSKGYRFALETQGSVAQNWFRDLDVLVLSPKPPSSGMHTDWDQVDNCVRLSAGGPEIALKVVIFDDVDYAFAREVGQRYPYIPLYLQPGNHTPPPSEDEDARIDIDGVMDRMHWLVDKVTVDRWFAPRVLPQLHVLLWGNKRGV from the coding sequence ATGAGCGTCGAGACCATTCGCGTCAGCGAGATCTTCGGCCCGACCATACAGGGCGAAGGCGCGCTGATCGGGCTGCCGACAGTGTTCGTCAGGACCGGCGGCTGTGATTATCGCTGTTCCTGGTGCGACAGTCTTTACGCCGTCGACAGCGCCTTCCGGGATCAATGGCTTCCCATGTCCGTCGAGGCGATCTGGCAGGAAGTCACGAAGCTCTCTGGAGGTAACCCGCTGACTGTTTCTCTTTCCGGAGGCAATCCCGCAATCCAGCCTTTGAGGCCGCTGATCGAGCTCGGCCATTCCAAGGGATATCGCTTCGCACTGGAAACACAGGGGAGCGTTGCCCAGAACTGGTTCCGCGATCTCGACGTCCTGGTCCTGAGCCCTAAGCCGCCGTCGAGCGGGATGCACACGGACTGGGATCAGGTCGACAATTGTGTTCGGCTTTCAGCCGGCGGGCCGGAGATCGCGCTGAAAGTCGTCATCTTTGACGATGTAGACTATGCGTTCGCGCGAGAGGTGGGCCAGCGCTACCCTTATATTCCCCTGTACCTTCAGCCGGGCAACCATACACCGCCGCCGTCCGAAGACGAAGACGCGCGCATCGATATCGACGGCGTGATGGATCGCATGCATTGGCTTGTCGACAAGGTGACGGTCGACCGATGGTTTGCACCGCGCGTCCTGCCGCAGCTGCACGTGCTGCTGTGGGGAAACAAACGAGGCGTCTGA
- a CDS encoding glycoside hydrolase family 2 protein: MRSVVSFNEGWSFHEGFGQRLLENFDAAKPVSLPHTAVELPFNYFDEKSYQRAFTYQKVLRWLPEFEGREVSLVFDAAMADSVVYLNGEEITAHKDGYTPFEARLTGKLLKGENLVTVKIDGSENPAIPPFGGRIDYLTYAGIYRDVWLKVTDPVSIRNLKIETADVLAPHKSASIRVDLANPEGRSFSATLTAALKQADGTVIATAATETIGNRTTLSLGGLTGITLWDITNPTLYEVTVELRTEHGSDRLSTRFGFRTAEFTPEGFLLNGKPLKLRGLNRHQAFPYVGYAAGRSAQERDADIMKSVLKCNIVRTSHYPQSKWFLDRCDAIGLLVFEEIPGWQHIGDADWQKESIENVRRMIERDWNHPSIIIWGVRINESQDSHDFYAETNRLARELDSTRQTGGVRYITESELLEDVYTMNDFILGNEELPGANRPRTVLRGQQENTGLSRKVPYLITEFNGHMHPTKIYDQEQRQAEHVRRHLEVLNAAYGDPDISGAIGWCMFDYNTHKDFGSGDRVCYHGVMDMFREPKFAAYAYISQCEPSEEIVMKPVTFWARGERNIGGVLPLIILTNCDEVELQYGALSKRVGPDRENYPHLPHPPVVLDHRHFTADELGTWGLEWIDGALTGFIAGEAVVSLNLAADPLPTTLEMVADSSTLKTRERDSTRVIIRALDQCGQRLPFMNDSISLKVHGPARIVGPTNVPLQGGTSGFWLEATGLVGEITVEAVSSRFAPVTLNVTAVA, translated from the coding sequence ATGCGTTCCGTCGTTTCCTTCAACGAGGGCTGGAGTTTCCACGAGGGCTTCGGCCAACGCCTGCTCGAAAACTTCGATGCCGCCAAGCCGGTCAGCCTGCCCCACACCGCCGTCGAACTGCCCTTCAACTATTTCGATGAGAAGAGCTATCAGCGCGCCTTCACTTATCAGAAGGTGCTGCGCTGGCTGCCGGAATTCGAGGGTCGCGAAGTCTCCCTCGTCTTCGACGCGGCCATGGCCGACAGCGTCGTCTATCTGAACGGCGAAGAGATCACCGCCCACAAGGACGGCTATACACCCTTCGAGGCCCGCCTCACCGGCAAGCTCCTCAAGGGCGAGAACCTCGTGACCGTCAAGATCGACGGCAGCGAAAACCCTGCGATCCCGCCCTTCGGCGGCCGCATCGATTATCTGACCTATGCCGGCATCTACCGCGACGTCTGGCTGAAGGTCACCGACCCGGTTTCGATCCGTAATCTCAAGATCGAAACGGCTGACGTTCTCGCCCCTCATAAGTCGGCAAGCATCCGCGTCGATCTCGCCAACCCCGAGGGCCGCAGCTTCTCGGCGACTCTCACCGCCGCGCTGAAACAGGCCGACGGCACGGTGATCGCCACCGCAGCCACTGAAACGATCGGCAATCGCACGACGCTTTCCTTGGGCGGCCTCACCGGCATTACCCTCTGGGACATTACCAACCCAACGCTCTATGAGGTCACGGTCGAACTCAGGACCGAGCACGGCTCCGACCGCCTCTCCACCCGGTTCGGCTTCCGCACCGCCGAATTCACGCCGGAAGGTTTCCTCTTGAATGGCAAGCCGCTGAAGCTGCGCGGCCTCAACCGTCACCAGGCCTTCCCCTATGTCGGCTATGCCGCCGGCCGCTCCGCCCAGGAGCGCGACGCCGACATCATGAAGAGCGTGCTGAAGTGCAACATCGTCCGCACCTCGCATTACCCGCAGTCGAAATGGTTCCTCGACCGTTGCGATGCGATCGGCTTGCTGGTCTTCGAGGAGATCCCCGGCTGGCAGCATATCGGCGATGCCGACTGGCAGAAGGAATCGATCGAGAACGTCCGCCGCATGATCGAGCGCGACTGGAACCATCCCTCGATCATCATCTGGGGCGTGCGCATCAACGAGTCGCAGGATAGTCACGATTTCTACGCCGAGACCAATCGGCTGGCCCGCGAACTCGACAGCACCCGCCAGACCGGCGGCGTGCGTTACATCACCGAAAGCGAGCTGCTCGAAGACGTCTACACGATGAACGACTTCATCCTCGGCAACGAGGAACTGCCGGGCGCCAACCGCCCGCGCACCGTCCTGCGCGGTCAGCAGGAAAACACCGGGCTATCCCGCAAGGTGCCGTACCTCATCACCGAGTTCAACGGCCACATGCACCCGACGAAGATCTACGATCAAGAACAGCGTCAAGCCGAGCATGTGCGCCGTCACCTCGAGGTTCTGAACGCCGCCTATGGCGATCCGGATATCTCGGGCGCCATCGGCTGGTGCATGTTCGATTACAACACCCACAAGGATTTCGGCTCCGGCGACCGCGTCTGCTATCACGGGGTGATGGACATGTTCCGAGAACCAAAATTCGCGGCCTATGCCTATATCAGCCAGTGCGAGCCTTCCGAGGAAATCGTCATGAAGCCGGTGACCTTCTGGGCGCGCGGCGAGCGCAATATCGGCGGGGTGCTGCCGCTGATCATCCTGACCAATTGCGACGAGGTGGAACTGCAATATGGCGCGCTCAGCAAGCGCGTCGGCCCGGACCGCGAGAATTATCCGCATCTGCCGCATCCGCCTGTTGTACTCGATCATCGGCACTTCACCGCCGATGAGCTCGGCACCTGGGGCCTGGAATGGATCGACGGTGCCCTCACCGGCTTTATCGCCGGCGAAGCGGTGGTCAGCCTGAACCTGGCAGCCGATCCCTTGCCGACGACATTGGAAATGGTCGCCGACAGCTCGACGCTGAAGACTCGCGAACGCGACAGCACCCGCGTCATCATCCGCGCCCTCGACCAGTGCGGTCAGCGCCTGCCTTTCATGAACGACAGCATTTCGCTGAAGGTGCATGGACCCGCAAGGATCGTCGGTCCGACCAATGTGCCGCTGCAGGGCGGCACATCAGGCTTCTGGCTGGAAGCGACGGGGCTGGTGGGAGAAATTACCGTCGAAGCGGTTTCCTCGCGCTTCGCGCCGGTGACCCTCAACGTAACGGCCGTCGCCTAA
- a CDS encoding ABC transporter substrate-binding protein: MRKFVSSAAVAVVMLAGLGAAQAADVKEVQMLHWWTSGGEAAALNVLKQDLSKEGFAWKDVPVAGGGGDAAMTALKAMVAAGTYPTASQMLGYTVLDYAQAGVMGDLTETAKKEGWDKSVPAALQKFSVYDGKWVAAPVNVHSVNWLWINKAVMDKIGGSQPKTFDDLIALLDKAKAAGVIPLALGGQNWQEATMFDSIVLSTGGPEFYKKAFNDLDEEALKSDTMKKSFDNLAKIVKYVDPNFSGRDWNLATAMVIKGDALVQVMGDWAKGEFVAAKKTPDKDFLCYRFPGTEGSVIYNSDMFGMFNVPDDRKAAQVALATATLSKSFQSAFNVVKGSVPARTDVPDTDFDACGKKGIADLKAANEGGTLFGSLAQGYGAPPAIANAYKDVVSKFVHGQIKSSDEAVTQLVQAIDDAR, from the coding sequence ATGCGCAAGTTCGTGAGCTCGGCAGCTGTTGCTGTCGTGATGCTGGCTGGTTTGGGTGCGGCGCAGGCAGCCGACGTGAAGGAAGTTCAGATGCTGCACTGGTGGACGTCAGGCGGCGAGGCAGCGGCTTTGAACGTTCTGAAGCAGGATCTCTCGAAGGAAGGGTTTGCCTGGAAGGACGTGCCGGTTGCCGGCGGCGGCGGTGATGCGGCGATGACGGCGCTGAAGGCGATGGTGGCAGCCGGTACCTATCCGACGGCCTCGCAGATGCTGGGCTATACCGTGCTCGATTATGCCCAGGCCGGCGTCATGGGCGACCTGACCGAGACGGCGAAGAAGGAAGGCTGGGACAAGTCGGTGCCGGCAGCCCTGCAGAAGTTCTCCGTTTATGACGGCAAGTGGGTCGCAGCCCCGGTCAACGTCCACTCGGTCAACTGGCTGTGGATCAACAAGGCTGTCATGGACAAGATCGGCGGCAGCCAGCCGAAGACCTTCGACGACCTGATCGCGCTGCTCGACAAGGCGAAGGCTGCCGGCGTCATTCCCTTGGCGCTCGGTGGCCAGAACTGGCAGGAAGCGACGATGTTCGATTCGATCGTGCTGTCGACCGGCGGGCCGGAGTTCTACAAGAAGGCCTTCAACGACCTCGACGAGGAAGCGCTGAAGTCGGACACGATGAAGAAGTCCTTCGACAACCTGGCGAAGATCGTCAAATACGTCGATCCGAACTTCTCCGGCCGCGACTGGAACCTGGCGACCGCCATGGTCATCAAGGGTGATGCGCTGGTGCAGGTGATGGGCGACTGGGCCAAGGGCGAATTCGTTGCCGCCAAGAAGACCCCGGACAAGGACTTCCTCTGCTACCGCTTCCCCGGCACCGAAGGCAGCGTCATCTACAACTCCGACATGTTCGGCATGTTCAACGTTCCTGACGACCGCAAGGCCGCCCAGGTGGCACTGGCAACGGCGACGCTGTCGAAGAGCTTCCAGTCGGCCTTCAACGTCGTCAAGGGCTCGGTGCCGGCTCGTACCGACGTTCCCGACACCGACTTCGACGCTTGCGGCAAGAAGGGCATTGCCGACCTGAAGGCCGCCAATGAGGGCGGCACGCTGTTCGGTTCGCTCGCTCAGGGCTATGGCGCCCCTCCGGCGATCGCCAATGCCTATAAGGACGTCGTCTCGAAGTTCGTCCACGGCCAGATCAAGAGCTCGGACGAAGCTGTCACCCAGCTCGTCCAGGCGATCGACGACGCCCGCTGA
- a CDS encoding ABC transporter ATP-binding protein has protein sequence MAFLEISGLRKRFGAVDILKGIDLELEKGGFLVLVGPSGCGKSTLLNTIAGLETITSGDIRIDGRAVNGLHPSKRDIAMVFQSYALYPNMTVAGNIAFGMEMRGVPPQERKQAIDKVAKVLQIGHLLDRKPSQLSGGQRQRVAMGRALVRDPKLFLFDEPLSNLDAKLRVDMRIEIKRLHQATGKTIVYVTHDQIEAMTLATKIAVMKDGIVQQFGTPAEIYNNPANIFVADFMGSPAMNLVKASVENGAGGLAVSLERPNAAPLRLPVTTTGNGLSSYAGRQVIFGIRPEALTDPDGADRNARSLTEGDCLIEVVEPAGSDTFAVTKLGGKEVVARLRADAGIAPGQNTRLAFNLDKAVFFDPETQARIS, from the coding sequence ATGGCCTTCCTGGAAATCTCCGGTCTCAGAAAACGCTTCGGCGCCGTCGACATCCTCAAGGGGATCGACCTCGAACTCGAAAAGGGCGGCTTCCTGGTGCTGGTCGGCCCGTCCGGCTGCGGCAAGTCGACCCTGCTCAACACCATCGCCGGGCTGGAGACGATCACCTCGGGCGACATCCGGATCGACGGCCGCGCCGTCAACGGCCTGCATCCTTCCAAGCGCGACATTGCCATGGTGTTCCAGTCCTATGCGCTCTATCCGAACATGACGGTAGCGGGCAACATCGCCTTCGGCATGGAGATGCGCGGTGTGCCGCCGCAAGAGCGCAAGCAGGCGATCGACAAGGTCGCCAAGGTGCTGCAGATCGGTCACCTGCTCGACCGCAAGCCGAGCCAGCTGTCCGGCGGCCAGCGCCAGCGCGTCGCCATGGGCCGGGCGCTGGTGCGCGATCCCAAGCTCTTCCTGTTCGACGAGCCGCTCTCCAATCTCGACGCCAAGCTGCGCGTCGACATGCGCATCGAGATCAAGCGGCTGCATCAGGCGACCGGCAAGACCATCGTCTACGTCACCCACGACCAGATCGAGGCGATGACGCTGGCGACCAAGATCGCCGTGATGAAGGACGGCATCGTCCAGCAGTTCGGCACCCCGGCCGAGATCTACAACAATCCCGCCAACATCTTCGTCGCCGACTTCATGGGCTCGCCCGCCATGAACCTGGTCAAGGCCTCGGTCGAGAACGGCGCCGGCGGCCTGGCGGTGTCGCTCGAGCGGCCGAATGCCGCCCCGCTCAGGCTGCCCGTCACGACAACCGGCAACGGCCTTTCCTCCTATGCCGGCCGCCAGGTGATCTTCGGCATCCGCCCGGAAGCGCTGACCGACCCCGACGGCGCCGACCGCAATGCCCGCTCGCTCACCGAAGGCGACTGCCTGATCGAGGTCGTCGAACCCGCCGGCTCCGACACCTTCGCCGTCACCAAGCTCGGCGGCAAGGAAGTCGTCGCCCGCCTGCGGGCCGATGCCGGCATCGCCCCAGGCCAGAACACTCGCCTCGCCTTCAATCTCGACAAGGCGGTGTTCTTCGATCCGGAAACACAGGCCAGGATTTCGTAA
- a CDS encoding SMP-30/gluconolactonase/LRE family protein: MADNPLYETRDERFGALVVGTAALDELYSGCRWTEGPVWFSDLNCLLWSDIPNERMMRWTPDGTVSVFRSPSNYVNGNTRDRQGRLVSCEHGGRRVTRTEPNGSITVLADSYKGKRLNSPNDVVVHSDGGIWFTDPTYGILSDYEGHKSEPEQPTRNVYRIDPASGAIDAVVEDFIQPNGLAFSPDETKLYIADSGSGKHEVPCHIRVFDVVDGRKLANSRYFCSLDAGHPDGFRFDVSGNLWTSAGDGVHCFSPDGTLLGKIKVPQTVSNLTFGGPKKNRLFITATRSVYSIYTKTNGAQYP; the protein is encoded by the coding sequence ATGGCTGACAATCCGCTTTATGAGACCCGCGATGAACGTTTCGGCGCTCTGGTTGTCGGCACCGCCGCCCTCGATGAGCTTTATTCCGGCTGCCGCTGGACAGAGGGTCCGGTCTGGTTTTCCGACCTGAACTGCCTTCTCTGGAGCGATATCCCGAACGAACGCATGATGCGCTGGACTCCGGATGGGACGGTCTCCGTCTTCCGCTCGCCCTCAAATTATGTCAACGGCAATACGCGCGACAGGCAGGGCCGGCTGGTCTCCTGCGAACATGGCGGCCGCCGCGTCACCCGCACCGAACCGAACGGCAGCATCACCGTTCTCGCCGACAGCTACAAGGGCAAGAGATTAAATTCGCCGAACGACGTTGTCGTCCATTCGGACGGCGGGATCTGGTTCACCGATCCGACATACGGCATCCTCTCGGACTACGAGGGCCATAAGTCCGAGCCCGAGCAGCCGACCCGTAACGTCTACCGGATCGACCCCGCAAGCGGCGCAATCGACGCCGTCGTCGAGGATTTCATCCAGCCGAACGGCCTTGCCTTCTCGCCCGATGAAACGAAACTCTACATTGCCGATTCCGGTTCGGGCAAACACGAAGTGCCTTGCCATATCCGGGTTTTCGATGTCGTCGACGGCAGAAAGCTTGCCAACAGCCGCTATTTCTGCAGCCTCGATGCCGGCCACCCCGACGGCTTTCGTTTCGATGTCAGCGGCAATCTCTGGACGAGCGCGGGTGACGGTGTGCATTGCTTCTCACCCGACGGCACGCTGCTCGGCAAGATCAAAGTGCCGCAAACAGTGTCCAATCTCACCTTCGGCGGCCCCAAGAAGAACCGGCTCTTCATCACCGCGACCCGTTCGGTCTATTCGATCTATACCAAGACGAACGGCGCACAATATCCGTAA
- the queD gene encoding 6-carboxytetrahydropterin synthase QueD, which translates to MYRITKEFHLSASHQLDHLPADHQCARLHGHNYVVVVELSAENLNDDGFVRDYHDLAPLKRYIDESLDHRHLNEVFGHSKVTSEFLAKHFYDWCRERFPETSSVRVSETPKTWAEYRP; encoded by the coding sequence ATGTACCGCATCACAAAGGAGTTTCACCTCTCCGCCTCGCATCAGCTGGATCATCTGCCGGCCGACCATCAATGCGCCCGGCTGCACGGCCACAACTACGTCGTGGTGGTCGAGCTCTCCGCCGAAAACCTAAACGATGACGGCTTCGTTCGCGACTATCATGACCTCGCGCCGCTCAAGCGCTATATCGACGAATCCCTCGATCATCGCCACCTGAACGAGGTCTTCGGCCATTCGAAAGTGACCTCGGAATTCCTCGCCAAGCACTTTTACGACTGGTGCAGAGAGCGCTTTCCGGAGACCTCTTCCGTCCGGGTCAGCGAGACGCCGAAGACCTGGGCGGAGTACCGACCATGA
- a CDS encoding carbohydrate ABC transporter permease, translating into MSSLSSSIGTSSSATAAEGVERGNSARLIGRIVIYGLLVIFAILYLMPLFVMLTTSFKTMDEIQGGNMLALPEAPTFDPWVKAWGEACVGLTCAGIKGYFWNSIKMVVPAVAISTIMGALNGYILTKWRFPGHTLVFGLMLFACFIPFQSVLLPMATILGSLGRFGVTLQNATGWNFGFGNSTVNLVFVHVVYGLGFTTLFFRNFYEAFPTELVRAAQVDGASFFQIFRRIMLPNSLPIIVVTVIYQFTNIWNDFLFASAYAGTGDSMPMTVALNNVVNTSTGVVEYNVNMAAAMIAAVPTLIVYILAGRYFVRGLMAGAVKG; encoded by the coding sequence ATGAGCAGCCTCAGCTCTTCCATCGGCACCTCCTCATCGGCAACGGCCGCCGAAGGAGTGGAGCGTGGCAACAGCGCCCGCTTAATCGGCCGCATCGTCATCTACGGCCTGCTGGTGATCTTCGCCATCCTCTATCTGATGCCGCTCTTCGTCATGCTCACCACCTCGTTCAAGACGATGGACGAGATCCAGGGCGGCAACATGCTGGCGCTGCCTGAGGCGCCGACCTTCGATCCCTGGGTCAAGGCCTGGGGCGAGGCCTGCGTCGGGCTGACCTGCGCCGGCATCAAGGGCTACTTCTGGAACTCGATCAAGATGGTGGTGCCGGCAGTGGCGATCTCCACCATCATGGGAGCGCTCAACGGCTATATCCTGACCAAATGGCGCTTCCCCGGCCATACGCTGGTGTTCGGGCTGATGCTGTTTGCCTGCTTCATCCCGTTCCAGTCGGTGCTCTTGCCGATGGCCACCATCCTCGGCTCGCTCGGCCGCTTCGGCGTCACCCTGCAGAACGCGACGGGCTGGAACTTCGGCTTCGGCAATTCGACGGTCAATCTGGTCTTCGTCCATGTCGTCTACGGCTTGGGCTTCACCACGCTGTTCTTCCGCAATTTCTACGAGGCCTTTCCGACCGAGCTGGTGCGCGCCGCCCAGGTCGACGGCGCCAGCTTCTTCCAGATCTTCCGCCGCATCATGCTGCCGAACTCGCTGCCGATCATCGTCGTCACGGTGATCTACCAGTTCACCAATATCTGGAACGACTTCCTGTTTGCCTCGGCTTACGCCGGCACCGGCGACTCCATGCCGATGACGGTGGCGCTCAACAATGTCGTCAACACCTCGACCGGGGTGGTCGAATACAATGTCAACATGGCGGCGGCAATGATCGCGGCCGTTCCGACGCTCATCGTCTATATCCTCGCCGGCCGCTACTTCGTGCGTGGCCTGATGGCGGGCGCAGTCAAAGGGTAA
- the queC gene encoding 7-cyano-7-deazaguanine synthase QueC produces MKTIVVCSGGLDSVSLAHRTASEEQLIGLVSFDYGQRHRKELDFAAKCAARLAVPHHIIDIAAIGGHLSGSALTDNVEVPDGHYAEETMKATVVPNRNAIMLAIAFGLAAAQKADAVAVAVHGGDHFIYPDCRPGFIDAFQRMQNEALDGYASVKLLAPYVEVSKAAIVADGTRHGTPFAETWSCYKGGSLHCGRCGTCVERREAFHLAGVSDPTEYEDRDFWKAAASQYSAAEVR; encoded by the coding sequence ATGAAAACTATCGTCGTCTGCTCCGGCGGACTCGACTCCGTTTCGCTTGCCCACAGAACGGCATCGGAAGAGCAGCTTATCGGTCTCGTCTCCTTCGATTACGGCCAGCGGCATCGCAAGGAACTCGACTTCGCCGCCAAATGCGCCGCGCGCCTTGCGGTCCCTCATCATATCATCGACATCGCTGCTATCGGCGGCCATCTCAGCGGATCGGCCCTGACCGACAATGTTGAGGTTCCGGACGGCCACTATGCGGAGGAGACCATGAAGGCCACCGTGGTGCCCAACCGCAACGCCATCATGCTGGCAATCGCCTTCGGCTTGGCGGCCGCCCAGAAAGCCGATGCCGTTGCCGTCGCCGTGCATGGCGGCGATCACTTCATCTACCCGGACTGTCGCCCGGGTTTCATCGATGCCTTCCAGCGCATGCAGAACGAAGCGCTGGACGGTTACGCCAGCGTCAAGCTGCTCGCGCCTTATGTCGAGGTCTCCAAAGCGGCGATCGTGGCCGACGGCACAAGACATGGCACGCCCTTCGCGGAAACCTGGTCCTGCTATAAAGGTGGCAGCCTTCATTGCGGGCGCTGCGGAACCTGCGTCGAACGCCGCGAAGCCTTCCACCTAGCCGGTGTGTCCGATCCGACGGAATATGAAGATCGGGATTTCTGGAAGGCGGCGGCATCGCAATACTCGGCAGCGGAGGTGCGTTGA
- a CDS encoding carbohydrate ABC transporter permease — translation MSTVATTDPVLTPRQATPVSLRGRLQDALPKIVLAPSFVITLVFVYGFIVWTAYLSFTNSKTFPSYQLTGARAYQRLWRWTFESDPPSSWYTSITNMAIFGFLYVGICLALGLLLAILLDQKIRGEGLLRPIFLYPMALSFIVTGVAWKWFLDPGLGLEQTLHHFGWTSFHFDWIKNKDFVIYTVVIAGVWQASGFVMAMFLAGLRGIDGEIMKAAQIDGASPLQLYRRIVIPLLRPIFLSAFIVLAHMAIKSYDLVVALTSGGPGGSAWLPSNFMYEYTFKRNEMAVGSASAIIMLMTISAIIVPYLYSELKEKAR, via the coding sequence ATGAGCACAGTTGCGACCACCGATCCGGTTCTGACGCCGCGACAAGCGACGCCGGTCTCGCTGCGGGGCCGGCTGCAGGATGCGCTGCCGAAGATCGTGCTGGCGCCGAGCTTCGTCATCACGCTCGTCTTCGTCTACGGCTTCATCGTCTGGACGGCCTATCTGTCCTTCACCAATTCCAAGACCTTCCCCTCCTATCAGCTGACCGGCGCACGTGCCTATCAGCGGCTGTGGCGCTGGACCTTCGAGAGCGACCCGCCATCCTCCTGGTACACCTCGATCACCAATATGGCGATCTTCGGCTTTCTCTATGTCGGCATCTGCCTGGCGCTCGGCCTGCTGCTTGCCATCCTGCTCGACCAGAAGATCCGCGGCGAGGGACTATTGCGGCCGATCTTCCTCTATCCGATGGCGCTGTCCTTCATCGTCACCGGCGTGGCCTGGAAATGGTTCCTCGATCCCGGTCTCGGGCTGGAGCAGACGCTGCACCACTTCGGCTGGACGAGCTTCCACTTCGACTGGATCAAGAACAAGGACTTCGTCATCTACACCGTCGTCATTGCCGGCGTCTGGCAGGCCTCGGGCTTCGTCATGGCGATGTTTTTGGCCGGCCTTCGCGGCATCGACGGCGAGATCATGAAGGCGGCGCAGATCGACGGCGCCTCGCCCTTGCAGCTTTATCGCCGCATCGTCATTCCGCTGTTGCGGCCGATCTTTCTCTCCGCCTTCATCGTGCTCGCCCATATGGCGATCAAGTCCTACGACCTGGTCGTGGCGCTGACCTCGGGCGGGCCGGGCGGCTCGGCCTGGCTGCCGTCCAACTTCATGTATGAATATACCTTCAAGCGCAACGAGATGGCCGTCGGCTCGGCCAGCGCCATCATCATGCTGATGACCATCTCGGCGATCATCGTGCCCTATCTCTATTCCGAACTGAAGGAGAAGGCCCGATGA
- a CDS encoding LacI family transcriptional regulator, which translates to MTESSRPHRGENLDLAHKRDKPTLRTIATITGLAVTTVSRALSDAPQISLKTRQRVHRIAREIGYLPDRAAQRLKTGRTNVVAILLDSHEEVVGFSTSIMYGIAKALKETSYHLVVAPNFLSTTNVEAAEYIIRNHLADGLIFTRTEPLDARVRLLLETRFPFICHGRTEFSTPHPYVDYDNFTFAYEATRRLIAKGRTKVAVILPPKRLTFCQHILHGFMTAVREAGIAYEIPETVDLDTPADVLRDFVRARAAAPDAPNSFICPGEVSALAVISGMSDAGRTLAADYDIVAKETSRLLTQLQPKVDTIHEDLTAAGEDLGRMLLQRINNPDAQDLHLLLPPQINFPIG; encoded by the coding sequence GTGACCGAATCGTCCCGGCCGCATCGCGGCGAAAATCTCGATCTCGCCCACAAGCGCGACAAGCCGACCTTGCGGACGATTGCCACGATCACCGGGCTGGCGGTGACGACGGTGTCACGGGCACTTTCCGACGCGCCACAAATTTCGCTCAAGACCCGCCAGCGGGTGCACCGCATCGCCCGCGAAATCGGCTACCTCCCGGATCGGGCGGCGCAGCGTCTCAAGACAGGCCGCACCAACGTCGTCGCCATCCTGCTTGATTCCCACGAGGAGGTGGTCGGCTTCAGCACCTCAATCATGTACGGCATTGCCAAGGCGCTGAAAGAGACGTCCTACCATCTCGTCGTCGCGCCGAACTTCCTGTCGACGACCAACGTCGAAGCCGCAGAATACATCATCCGCAACCACCTGGCCGATGGGCTGATCTTCACGCGGACCGAACCGCTCGATGCCCGCGTCCGCCTGCTGCTCGAAACCCGCTTTCCCTTCATCTGTCACGGCCGCACGGAATTTTCGACGCCGCATCCCTATGTCGATTACGACAATTTCACCTTCGCCTATGAGGCGACACGCCGGCTGATCGCCAAGGGCCGCACAAAGGTGGCGGTGATCCTGCCGCCGAAACGGCTGACCTTCTGCCAGCATATCCTACACGGTTTCATGACGGCGGTGCGCGAGGCCGGCATCGCTTACGAGATACCCGAGACGGTCGATCTCGATACGCCGGCGGATGTGTTGCGCGATTTTGTGCGCGCCCGCGCAGCCGCACCGGATGCGCCCAATAGCTTCATCTGTCCCGGCGAAGTCTCAGCGCTTGCCGTCATCAGCGGCATGAGCGATGCCGGCCGCACTCTCGCCGCCGACTATGATATCGTCGCCAAGGAGACATCCCGCCTTCTCACCCAATTGCAGCCGAAGGTCGACACGATCCATGAGGACCTGACGGCGGCGGGAGAGGATCTCGGCCGCATGCTGCTGCAGCGTATCAACAATCCCGACGCACAGGATCTGCACCTCCTGCTGCCGCCGCAGATCAACTTTCCGATCGGTTAG